Proteins encoded by one window of Dendropsophus ebraccatus isolate aDenEbr1 chromosome 4, aDenEbr1.pat, whole genome shotgun sequence:
- the SLC3A2 gene encoding amino acid transporter heavy chain SLC3A2: MTQDTALDMKDVELNEIDPEKQPMAAGAGESPVGGEKNGVVKVKLEDEDEEGGRRAVKFTGLSKEELLKVAGTPGWVRARWALLVLFWLGWAGMLAGAVVIIVQAPRCRPLPAMEWWNKGPLYQIGDPATFQDAEHHDGIGDLAGIQQRLDSLSTLKVKGLVIGPLHINEKDDPSGTRLKEIDQKYGTIESFKNLLEAARKKSIQIVLDLTPNFRGENVWFNDEINKTGSLLLTEIQGAMDFWFGHGVGGIYLSGFEKILNPGDLLLELKNITANHSTEGKARVLLFSSTESANSEILGILNDTTSGILGTSYLLSSDSEALGERIRKHQGFAGEQDKMLWAITPRLSHVASVVKENLLRVYQLLLFTLPGTPLTLYGDEIGLKDLPGQPSHGTYMQWDDGKNHGFSEGSVSRANELNMNTTFKAQEEDKTSLLNLYKRLSELRGKERSLLHGDFILLHQTNTALAFVRSWDQNERFVTVVNFAPEAEADVSISHANVPEHCSVVLSSDPERKEGSSVSVSKLKLAAGEALLLKYPYSP, translated from the exons ATGACCCAGGACACGGCGCTAGACATGAAGGACGTGGAGCTCAATGAGATCGATCCCGAGAAGCAGCCAATGGCCGCCGGGGCCGGAGAGTCCCCCGTGGGCGGCGAGAAGAACGGGGTGGTGAAGGTGAAGCTGGAGGACGAGGACGAGGAGGGCGGCCGCCGCGCAGTAAAGTTCACCGGACTGTCCAAGGAGGAGCTGCTGAAGGTGGCGGGCACCCCGGGCTGGGTGCGGGCCCGCTGGGCGCTGCTCGTCCTCTTCTGGCTGGGCTGGGCCGGGATGCTGGCCGGGGCCGTGGTCATCATCGTGCAGGCTCCGCGCTGCCGCCCGCTGCCCGCCATGGAGTGGTGGAACAAGGGGCCGCTCTACCAGATCGGGGACCCCGCCACCTTCCAGGACGCCGAGCACCACGACGGCATCGGGGATCTGGCAG GAATACAGCAACGCCTGGACTCTCTCAGCACCCTAAAAGTAAAGGGCTTGGTGATAGGACCCCTACACATCAATGAAAAAGACGATCCTTCTGGAACTAGGCTCAAGGAAATTGACCAGAAATACGGCACCATAGAAAGCTTCAAAAACTTGCTGGAAGCAGCTCGGAAGAAAA GCATTCAGATAGTTTTGGACCTTACCCCCAATTTCCGAGGCGAAAACGTCTGGTTCAACGATGAGATTAATAAAACGGGCAGCCTCTTGCTTACAGAAATCCAG GGTGCTATGGATTTCTGGTTTGGACACGGCGTAGGAGGAATTTACTTAAGTGGATTTGAGAAAATCTTGAAT CCAGGCGACCTCCTTCTGGAACTGAAGAACATCACCGCTAACCACAGCACAGAAGGCAAAGCAAG GGTGCTGCTTTTCTCTTCTACGGAGTCCGCCAACAGTGAGATACTGGGGATCCTCAATGACACTACCTCTGGCATTTTAGGCACAAGCTATTTGTTAAGCAGCGACAGTGAGGCTCTTGGAGAACGCATAAGAAAACACCAAGGCTTTGCTGGTGAACAGGACAAGATGCTCTGGGCG ATCACACCACGTCTCAGTCACGTGGCTTCTGTGGTTAAGGAGAACTTGCTTCGTGTGTATCAGCTCCTGCTCTTCACCCTTCCGGGAACACCTTTAACTTTGTACGGGGATGAGATTGGTCTAAAAGATTTGCCTGGACAG CCGTCACATGGAACATACATGCAGTGGGATGATGGGAAAAATCATGGATTCTCAGAAGGCTCTGTGAGTAGAGCAAATGAGCTCAACATGAACACTACTTTTAAG GCTCAGGAAGAAGATAAAACTTCCTTACTCAACCTTTATAAGCGCCTGAGTGAGCTGCGTGGGAAAGAGAGGTCGCTTCTTCACGGCGACTTCATACTACTTCATCAGACTAACACAGCGCTGGCCTTTGTGCGCAGTTGGGACCAGAATGAGAGATTTGTGACTGTAGTGAACTTTGCTCCTGAAGCGGAGGCAGATGTGTCTATTTCACACGCGAATGTACCAGAGCATTGCTCAGTGGTTCTCAGCTCCGATCCCGAGCGGAAAGAAGGGAGCAGTGTCTCTGTAAGCAAGCTGAAGTTAGCGGCAGGAGAAGCCTTACTGCTGAAATATCCTTACAGTCCGTAA